The following are encoded together in the Babesia microti strain RI chromosome II, complete genome genome:
- a CDS encoding histone acetyltransferase 1 (overlaps_old_locusTagID:BBM_II03700) has protein sequence MSVEGTEFVNFYPCSTSSDLDSKPFCYKPLFVHHFFPSGFRFGNYKHLNIQLFYTIESLYTYLAVSGEFKESTPERDIPCHLLELEKALFVNLPFPDGFLTRTQFIKKLDCRSELKFASTPVYESRLEDGRQFKLYSVKPGNKKIPIDFDTESLEKSTRFIVSGRTFTLGEQEEFQSIGNNSPLHVHRRMEWHCHWFIESMSNIKYDESWEIFFPVICPFKSTSSPNTERSPNHSVVFDPKAITGRDTYHLIGLATCYHFFTIDRTRLRISQFFIFPQWQRNGLGIEILEAIYTRAIEDDGIREITVEDPSPSFATIRDIVGLQLCLKRGVITHGHLSPDGNGPGTVTVQEISRVCKENKTQAARLLEILLLASVKAGDCDNDCTLEAYSVVRLRAKKRMKVENEELLASVQNYKELLAEMWEERFHEYVRSINKVRKLCGVALDN, from the exons ATGAGCGTGGAAGGCACAGAATTTGTAAACTTTTACCCCTGCAGCACCTCCTCTGACCTGGACTCCAAGCCCTTTTGTTACAAGCCACTATTTGTACATCACTTTTTCCCCTCTGGATTTAGG TTTGGgaattataaacatttaaatattcagCTGTTTTACACAATCGAGTCCTTGTACACTTATTTGGCCGTGTCTGGGGAGTTTAAGGAAAGCACACCGGAAAGGGACATTCCCTGCCACTTACTGGAGCTAGAAAAAGCGTTATTTGTTAACCTTCCATTTCCAGATGGCTTCCTCACTAGAACGCAGTTTATAAAAAAGTTGGATTGCCGCAGCGAATTAAAATTCGCTAGTACTCCTGTGTATGAATCTAGGCTGGAGGATGGTAGGCAGTTTAAGCTCTATTCGGTGAAGCCGGGGAATAAAAAGATTCCAATTGACTTTGATACGGAAAGCCTGGAAAAATCTACGAGGTTTATTGTATCCGGGAGGACTTTCACATTGGGGGAGCAGGAGG AATTTCAGTCAATTGGAAATAACTCGCCTTTACATGTCCACCGCAGGATGGAGTGGCACTGCCATTGGTTTATTGAATCCATGTCCAATATAAAGTACGACGAGTCTTGGGAGATATTTTTCCCTGTAATATGTCCCTTTAAATCAACAAGCTCCCCCAATACAGAGCGCTCGCCGAATCACTCGGTAGTTTTCGACCCCAAAGCTATAACTGGGAGGGATACATACCACCTGATTGGCCTGGCGACCTGCTATCACTTTTTCACTATAGACCGCACCCGCCTGAGGATctcacaattttttattttccCACAGTGGCAGAGGAACGGCTTGGGGATTGAAATATTAGAGGCTATATACACTAGGGCGATTGAGGACGATGGGATCAGGGAGATTACTGTGGAAGACCCGTCCCCTTCATTTGCCACTATTAGAGACATCGTGGGTCTGCAGTTGTGTTTGAAAAGGGGGGTGATAACGCATGGCCATTTAAGTCCAGACGGAAATGGACCGGGGACGGTGACTGTGCAGGAGATATCGCGGGTTTGCAAAGAGAACAAGACGCAGGCCGCGAG ATTATTGGAAATACTTTTATTGGCATCTGTCAAAGCTGGCGATTGCGACAATGATTGTACATTGGAGGCTTATAGTGTCGTTAGGCTGAGGGCTAAGAAGCGTATGAAGGTGGAGAATGAAGAATTGTTGGCTTCAGTTCAAAATTACAAG GAGCTGTTGGCGGAGATGTGGGAGGAGAGATTCCATGAGTACGTGAGGAGTATCAACAAGGTTAGGAAGTTGTGCGGCGTTGCACTAGATAATTGA